CGGGTCATTCTGGTCACCGGTGCCGGTCGTGGCATCGGCGCGGCTGCCGCCAAGACCTACGCCGCCCACGGCGCGACCGTGCTGCTGCTGGGCAAGACCGAAGCCAATCTGACCCAGGTCTACGACGAGATCGAAGCGGCCGGTCATCCACAACCGGCGGTGATCCCGTTCAACCTCGAAACCGCCCTGCCCCACCAATACGATGAGCTGGCGGCAATGATCGAGACCGAGTTCGGCCACCTCGACGGCCTGCTGCACAACGCCTCGATCATCGGCCCGCGCACGCCGATCGAGCAGTTGTCCGGTGAAAACTTCATGCGCGTCATGCAGGTCAACGTCAACGCGATGTTCATGCTGACCAGCACCCTGCTGCCGCTGCTCAAACTGTCGCAGGACGCGTCGGTGGTCTTCACCTCGAGCAGTGTCGGGCGCAAGGGTCGTGCCTACTGGGGCGCCTATGGCGTATCGAAGTTCGCCACCGAAGGCCTGATGCAAACCCTGGCCGACGAAGTCGAAAACGTCGCCCCGGTGCGCTCCAACAGCATCAACCCGGGCGCCACCCGCACCAGCATGCGCGCCCAGGCTTACCCGGGTGAAAACCCGCTGAACAACCCGACACCGGAAGAGATCATGCCGGTCTATCTGTACCTGATGGGCCCGGACAGCACCGGTATCAATGGTCAGGCGTTCAACGCCCAGTAATGCCATACGTCGCTTTTGTTGCCGTGGCGGAATACCGTCGCGGCATGCAATTGCCGCTTTGAGCACGGCAAATTCAGTCAAATAACCACCGCCCCTCATTCCGCAAAAATTCCAA
The window above is part of the Pseudomonas fluorescens genome. Proteins encoded here:
- a CDS encoding YciK family oxidoreductase yields the protein MFDYSARPELLKDRVILVTGAGRGIGAAAAKTYAAHGATVLLLGKTEANLTQVYDEIEAAGHPQPAVIPFNLETALPHQYDELAAMIETEFGHLDGLLHNASIIGPRTPIEQLSGENFMRVMQVNVNAMFMLTSTLLPLLKLSQDASVVFTSSSVGRKGRAYWGAYGVSKFATEGLMQTLADEVENVAPVRSNSINPGATRTSMRAQAYPGENPLNNPTPEEIMPVYLYLMGPDSTGINGQAFNAQ